One genomic segment of Micromonospora sp. WMMC415 includes these proteins:
- a CDS encoding WecB/TagA/CpsF family glycosyltransferase has product MSGRGKRNVLGVLVDATDYAEATEAVVAAAHERRPLALTALAVHGVMTGVLDPAHNARLNSFDLVTPDGQPVRWALNLLHGAGLTERVYGPTLTLHVLRRFAEEGLPVYLYGSTEETLARLIPALERMFPALKIAGVEPSKFRAVQPGEDAEIADRIKSSGARLVLVGLGCPRQEVFAYAMRPLLDMPLMAVGAAFDYHAGLLKQPPPWMQRAGLEWFWRLGLEPRRLWRRYVILNPVYLARLAAQKTGVWKAEPPAPATERPAGFAV; this is encoded by the coding sequence ATGAGTGGTCGCGGCAAGCGGAACGTCCTCGGCGTCCTGGTCGACGCCACCGACTACGCCGAGGCGACCGAGGCGGTCGTCGCGGCGGCGCACGAGCGCCGGCCGCTGGCACTCACCGCCCTCGCGGTGCACGGCGTGATGACCGGGGTGCTCGACCCCGCGCACAACGCCCGGCTCAATTCGTTCGACCTGGTCACCCCCGACGGGCAGCCGGTGCGCTGGGCGCTCAACCTGCTGCACGGCGCGGGCCTGACCGAGCGGGTCTACGGCCCGACGCTGACCCTGCACGTGCTCCGCCGCTTCGCCGAGGAGGGGCTGCCGGTCTACCTGTACGGGTCCACCGAGGAGACCCTCGCCAGGTTGATCCCGGCGCTGGAGCGGATGTTCCCGGCCCTGAAGATCGCCGGGGTGGAGCCGTCCAAGTTCCGCGCCGTCCAGCCCGGCGAGGACGCCGAGATCGCCGACCGCATCAAGTCCAGCGGGGCCCGGCTCGTCCTGGTCGGGCTTGGCTGCCCCCGCCAGGAGGTCTTCGCGTACGCGATGCGGCCGCTGCTCGACATGCCGCTGATGGCGGTCGGAGCGGCCTTCGACTACCACGCCGGCCTGCTCAAGCAGCCGCCGCCGTGGATGCAGCGGGCCGGCCTCGAATGGTTCTGGCGGCTCGGCCTGGAGCCGAGACGCCTCTGGCGCCGGTACGTGATCCTCAACCCGGTGTACCTCGCCCGGCTGGCCGCGCAGAAGACCGGTGTGTGGAAGGCGGAGCCACCCGCCCCCGCCACCGAGCGCCCCGCCGGTTTCGCGGTCTGA
- a CDS encoding DUF3662 and FHA domain-containing protein, whose product MSSGPEEEPVSVLQRFEKRLEGLVEGAFAKVFKGVVHPVEILNAMQREAEAHKAILAGGRTLVPNRYVIDLSPYDHSRLAPYAAALAQELAQSQAEFIGEQAWTVYGDVIVEIERGEGLDTGMFRVTAEVYTGGEVAPAPAPGYDAGPPAYPAYDQGGGYGQPPGHGGGRNVRLVSGDGRTYPLQMGSTVIGRGDQANLRLPDVGISRRHARLDFDGGQVVLTDLGSTNGTMVNGQRVSAVALNPGDMIQLGTTTLTFRVDG is encoded by the coding sequence ATGTCCTCGGGACCCGAGGAGGAGCCGGTGAGCGTGCTGCAACGCTTCGAGAAGCGTCTGGAAGGCCTGGTCGAAGGGGCCTTTGCCAAGGTCTTCAAAGGGGTGGTCCACCCCGTGGAGATCCTCAACGCCATGCAGCGGGAGGCCGAGGCGCACAAGGCGATCCTGGCCGGTGGGCGCACGTTGGTGCCCAACCGCTACGTGATCGATCTCTCGCCGTACGACCACAGCCGTCTGGCGCCGTACGCCGCCGCGCTGGCCCAGGAGCTGGCCCAGTCGCAGGCGGAGTTCATCGGCGAGCAGGCGTGGACGGTCTACGGCGACGTGATCGTCGAGATCGAACGGGGTGAGGGCCTCGACACCGGCATGTTCCGGGTCACCGCCGAGGTCTACACCGGCGGCGAGGTCGCCCCGGCGCCCGCCCCGGGCTACGACGCCGGCCCGCCGGCGTACCCCGCGTACGACCAGGGCGGCGGCTACGGTCAGCCGCCCGGCCACGGCGGCGGCCGCAACGTGCGGCTCGTCTCCGGTGACGGGCGCACCTACCCGCTCCAGATGGGCTCGACCGTCATCGGCCGCGGCGACCAGGCCAACCTGCGCCTGCCCGACGTCGGCATCTCCCGCCGGCACGCCCGGCTCGACTTCGACGGCGGTCAGGTCGTGCTGACCGACCTCGGGTCGACCAACGGCACGATGGTCAACGGCCAGCGGGTCTCCGCCGTCGCCCTCAACCCCGGTGACATGATCCAGCTCGGCACCACGACGCTGACCTTCCGCGTGGACGGCTGA
- a CDS encoding NAD-dependent epimerase/dehydratase family protein codes for MSVAFVTGSGGLIGSEAVRHFAGLGLDVVGIDNDMRQYFFGKDGSTSWSLARLTADLGDAYTHYSVDIRDRAGLEKIFKKYGSDIAVVIHSAAQPSHDWAAKEPFTDFDVNAGGTLNVLENTRQYAIDAAFIHCSTNKVYGDRPNSLPLVELETRYELPTDHPYYEGIPEDMSIDESLHSIFGASKVAADVMVQEYGRYFDMKTACFRGGTLTGPAHSAAELHGFLAYLMRCVMEGRTYNLFGYKGKMVRDAIHSRDVLTAFEAFFREPRSAQVYNLGGGRHSNTSHIEAFRIAEEIAGREARINYVEKARTGDHQWYVSSMARFEEHYPNWKISYDVPMILREIYEANVDKWVPQA; via the coding sequence GTGAGTGTCGCGTTCGTGACCGGGTCGGGCGGGCTGATCGGCTCCGAGGCGGTCCGGCACTTCGCCGGCCTCGGGCTCGACGTGGTCGGTATCGACAACGACATGCGGCAGTACTTCTTCGGCAAGGATGGTTCGACGTCCTGGAGTCTGGCCCGCCTCACCGCCGACCTGGGCGACGCCTACACCCACTACTCGGTGGACATCCGGGACCGTGCCGGCCTGGAGAAGATCTTCAAGAAGTACGGCTCCGACATCGCGGTCGTGATCCACAGCGCCGCGCAGCCCAGCCACGACTGGGCCGCCAAGGAGCCGTTCACGGACTTCGACGTGAACGCCGGCGGCACCCTCAACGTCCTGGAGAACACCCGCCAGTACGCGATCGACGCGGCCTTCATCCACTGCTCGACCAACAAGGTGTACGGCGATCGTCCGAACAGCCTGCCACTGGTCGAGTTGGAGACCCGGTACGAGCTGCCCACGGACCATCCGTACTACGAGGGCATCCCCGAGGACATGTCGATCGACGAGTCGCTGCACTCGATCTTCGGAGCCTCGAAGGTGGCCGCCGACGTGATGGTCCAGGAGTACGGCCGGTACTTCGACATGAAGACCGCCTGCTTCCGGGGCGGCACCCTGACCGGCCCCGCCCACTCGGCAGCCGAGCTGCACGGCTTCCTGGCCTATCTGATGCGCTGCGTCATGGAGGGCCGGACGTACAACCTCTTCGGCTACAAGGGAAAGATGGTTCGGGACGCCATCCACTCCCGTGACGTGCTGACCGCCTTCGAGGCGTTCTTCCGCGAGCCGCGGTCGGCTCAGGTCTACAACCTGGGTGGTGGCCGGCACTCGAACACCTCGCACATTGAGGCGTTCCGGATCGCCGAGGAGATCGCCGGCCGCGAGGCGCGGATCAACTATGTCGAGAAGGCCCGGACCGGCGACCACCAGTGGTACGTCAGCAGCATGGCCCGGTTCGAGGAGCACTACCCGAACTGGAAGATCAGCTACGACGTGCCGATGATCCTCCGTGAGATCTACGAGGCCAACGTGGACAAGTGGGTGCCCCAGGCATGA
- a CDS encoding FHA domain-containing protein, with product MPELVITVARFGFLILLWIFVFTVVGVIRRDLFAGARSGRLVAAPRGVGASLGQPSKPAKVKRGRAAHQLVVTAGQLAGTRITLGEAQITIGRAEDSTLVITDDYASARHARLVPRDGQWFVEDLGSTNGTYLDRAKVTGPTPVPLGVPIRIGRTSLELRP from the coding sequence TTGCCGGAACTCGTCATCACCGTCGCCCGGTTCGGGTTCCTGATCCTGCTGTGGATCTTCGTGTTCACGGTGGTCGGAGTGATCCGCCGCGACCTCTTCGCGGGGGCCCGGTCGGGCCGGCTGGTGGCGGCGCCCCGCGGCGTCGGCGCCTCCCTGGGGCAGCCGTCGAAGCCGGCCAAGGTGAAGCGGGGACGGGCGGCGCACCAGCTGGTGGTGACCGCCGGCCAGCTGGCCGGCACCCGCATCACGCTCGGCGAAGCGCAGATCACCATCGGTCGCGCCGAGGACTCCACCCTCGTCATCACCGACGACTACGCCTCCGCGCGACACGCCCGGCTGGTGCCGCGCGACGGGCAGTGGTTCGTCGAGGACCTCGGTTCGACTAACGGCACGTACCTGGATCGCGCTAAGGTCACCGGACCAACCCCCGTCCCCCTCGGCGTGCCGATCCGGATCGGCCGCACTTCACTCGAATTACGGCCATGA